The following coding sequences lie in one Mycobacterium sp. Z3061 genomic window:
- a CDS encoding MmpS family transport accessory protein, translating into MIVIRRVWIPILIAIVVAASGFAVSRIRTFFGATPVIVTPVVFGEDPDPHNPKKVTYEVSGSGTYADINYLDPEAIPRDLKNTSLPWSLTITAVAASVAPILVAQGDGDTIRCRIFVDGKIKDERTSTGASAQTFCLVKAG; encoded by the coding sequence ATGATCGTGATTAGACGAGTATGGATTCCGATCTTAATCGCGATTGTCGTCGCAGCTTCCGGCTTCGCGGTCTCCCGTATTCGTACCTTTTTCGGGGCGACTCCGGTAATTGTTACCCCAGTGGTTTTCGGTGAGGATCCCGATCCGCATAATCCAAAGAAAGTCACCTACGAGGTGTCTGGTTCGGGAACGTACGCCGACATCAACTACCTCGACCCTGAAGCCATACCACGCGACCTCAAAAACACAAGCCTGCCGTGGTCGCTCACTATCACCGCGGTCGCCGCATCAGTGGCACCCATCCTGGTGGCCCAGGGCGACGGCGATACGATTCGGTGTCGGATCTTCGTCGACGGCAAGATCAAAGATGAACGCACGTCGACCGGCGCCAGTGCGCAAACCTTTTGCCTGGTGAAAGCCGGATGA